The following proteins are encoded in a genomic region of Triticum dicoccoides isolate Atlit2015 ecotype Zavitan chromosome 1B, WEW_v2.0, whole genome shotgun sequence:
- the LOC119348568 gene encoding RING-H2 finger protein ATL66-like, with translation MAAQEGAAGTANQVARVRYGDVDDSNFALRGRAVPLLAGLLALLVAFVAVCLYLRWACGRRRARRDADREASSSSAAASPVPGLDADAINGLPVTLYSPPASSPVRSPSRQKGDGGDEEQAAECSICISALVAGDKVKALPPCGHCFHPECVDAWLRSQPSCPLCRTLLLPAAAVAKPVDVVNGGDPPPV, from the coding sequence ATGGCCGCGCAGGAGGGCGCCGCGGGGACGGCGAACCAGGTGGCGAGGGTGCGGTACGGCGACGTCGACGACAGCAACTTCGCGCTGCGCGGCCGCGCCGTGCCGCTGCTGGCCGGCCTGCTCGCGCTCCTCGTCGCCTTCGTCGCCGTCTGCCTCTACCTGCGCTGGGCGtgcggccgccgccgcgcccgccgcgaCGCCGACCGCGAGGCCTCGTCCTCGTCCGCCGCGGCGTCGCCCGTGCCCGGCCTCGACGCCGACGCCATCAATGGGCTGCCCGTCACGCTCTACAGCCcgcccgcctcctcgccggtgcGCTCCCCTTCTCGGCAGAAGGGCGACGGCGGAGACGAGGAGCAGGCGGCGGAGTGCTCGATCTGCATCAGCGCGCTGGTGGCCGGGGACAAAGTGAAGGCGCTCCCTCCCTGCGGCCACTGCTTCCACCCGGAGTGCGTCGACGCCTGGCTCCGCTCCCAGCCCAGCTGCCCGCTCTGCCGCAccctcctcctccccgccgccgccgtcgccaagcCGGTCGACGTTGTCAACGGAGGCGACCCGCCGCCGGTGTGA